From the Archangium lipolyticum genome, one window contains:
- the tgl gene encoding social motility TPR repeat lipoprotein Tgl has product MFRRLTSAWLLALVLMGCKHVPSEKERQGAEIHYELGLQAQQLGNVQEAYKELQKALTLDPDYPEAHNAVAILLHLAFNRPEEAIQHYKKALELRPAFSEAKTNLANVYLSQSRYDEAIKLYEESLNDMLYPTPYIAQGNMGWALYKKGETERALQSIRAAVTTNPGFCLGYKNLGIIHEESGNLSEACRSFGRYREACPDVADAYLREGACQVKLGKVEEARQSFTVCEAKAKSQVLKDDCRRLLEAL; this is encoded by the coding sequence ATGTTCCGCCGCCTCACTTCCGCCTGGCTCCTCGCGCTCGTCCTGATGGGCTGCAAGCATGTCCCCTCCGAGAAGGAGCGGCAGGGCGCAGAGATCCACTACGAGCTCGGCCTCCAGGCCCAGCAGCTGGGGAACGTGCAGGAGGCCTACAAGGAGTTGCAGAAGGCGCTGACGTTGGACCCGGACTACCCGGAGGCGCACAACGCCGTGGCCATCCTCCTGCACCTGGCCTTCAACCGGCCGGAGGAGGCCATCCAGCACTACAAGAAGGCACTGGAGCTGCGCCCGGCCTTCTCCGAGGCCAAGACGAACCTGGCCAACGTCTACCTGTCCCAGTCGCGCTACGACGAGGCCATCAAGCTGTACGAGGAGTCCCTCAACGACATGCTCTACCCCACGCCCTACATCGCCCAGGGCAACATGGGCTGGGCGCTCTACAAGAAGGGCGAGACGGAGCGCGCGCTGCAGAGCATCCGGGCCGCGGTGACGACCAACCCCGGCTTCTGCCTGGGATACAAGAACCTGGGAATCATCCACGAGGAGTCGGGCAATCTTTCCGAGGCGTGCCGCTCCTTCGGGCGTTATCGTGAGGCCTGCCCGGACGTGGCGGACGCCTACCTGCGCGAGGGCGCCTGCCAGGTGAAGCTGGGGAAGGTGGAGGAGGCGCGGCAGAGCTTCACCGTTTGCGAGGCCAAGGCCAAGAGCCAGGTGCTCAAGGACGATTGCCGCCGGCTCCTCGAAGCCTTGTAA
- a CDS encoding helix-turn-helix domain-containing protein, with the protein MDHVEFGKYLSQQRELRGLSRDEVSQVTKISPSLIAALEEGQMERLPARVFVLNYIRAYATVIGLAPEEAVLRYEEVDKATPEPSPVVLERERRRRAWLILCVVLAVLGVGAYVALVMTGKLPSPLPG; encoded by the coding sequence GTGGACCACGTCGAATTCGGCAAGTATCTGTCCCAGCAGCGCGAGCTGCGCGGCCTGTCCCGCGACGAGGTGTCGCAGGTGACGAAGATCTCCCCCAGCCTCATCGCCGCGCTGGAGGAGGGGCAGATGGAGCGTCTGCCCGCGCGCGTCTTCGTGCTCAACTACATCCGTGCCTACGCCACCGTCATCGGGCTGGCGCCGGAAGAGGCCGTGCTGCGCTACGAGGAGGTGGACAAGGCGACACCGGAGCCGAGTCCGGTGGTGCTGGAGCGCGAGCGGCGGCGCCGGGCGTGGCTCATCCTCTGCGTGGTGCTGGCCGTGCTGGGGGTGGGGGCGTACGTGGCCCTGGTGATGACCGGGAAGCTTCCCAGCCCCCTCCCGGGTTGA
- the recO gene encoding DNA repair protein RecO, whose protein sequence is MERFVDEALVLSTVDYGEADRLVTLLTREHGKLTAFAAGARKSKRRFAGALEPYMRLRVQLVETRGSTVRLDSADIVAGYYGARADLPLIARALYAVELCRELTRDHEPNTELFELLEDYLRKLDANEAGPTSLLAFELSALAHAGLMPRFDSCALCGGSPGERPRFDQAHGGAVCEACSGRARDAVAVPPQLLSGLRALQEGQRTPLPPELRARARGVLNVFISHHLGRRLKSVDFMAQVGLD, encoded by the coding sequence ATGGAGCGTTTCGTCGACGAGGCGCTGGTCCTCTCCACGGTGGACTACGGGGAAGCCGACCGGCTGGTCACGCTCCTCACGCGCGAACACGGCAAGCTGACGGCCTTCGCGGCCGGAGCCCGCAAGAGCAAGCGGCGCTTCGCCGGCGCGCTGGAGCCCTACATGCGGCTGCGCGTGCAGCTGGTGGAGACGCGCGGCTCCACGGTGCGCCTGGACTCGGCCGACATCGTGGCCGGCTACTACGGGGCCCGCGCGGATCTCCCCCTCATCGCCCGCGCCCTCTACGCGGTGGAGCTGTGCCGCGAGCTGACGCGCGACCACGAGCCCAACACGGAGCTCTTCGAGCTGCTGGAGGACTACCTGCGCAAGCTGGACGCGAACGAGGCCGGTCCCACCTCGCTGCTGGCCTTCGAGCTGTCCGCGCTGGCCCACGCCGGGCTCATGCCGCGCTTCGACTCGTGCGCGCTGTGTGGTGGCTCGCCGGGCGAGCGTCCTCGCTTCGACCAGGCCCACGGCGGCGCGGTCTGCGAGGCCTGCTCGGGCCGGGCGCGTGACGCGGTGGCCGTGCCGCCCCAGCTGCTGTCCGGGCTCCGGGCGCTGCAGGAGGGCCAGCGCACGCCCCTGCCGCCGGAGCTTCGCGCGCGTGCGCGGGGCGTGCTCAACGTCTTCATCTCCCACCACCTCGGCCGCCGCCTCAAGAGCGTGGACTTCATGGCCCAGGTCGGTCTGGACTGA
- a CDS encoding carbohydrate kinase family protein, with translation MARQEGDSSLDVVCVGETLVDFVPAEPGQRVRDVTAWKPCIGGSLANVSVGVARLGGRSAYVGVVGEDEFGHFLHERLAAEGVDVSHMRHTDEGRTGLVFISIDARGERSFTYFRTRSAEFLLSARDVHPGFLAKGRVVHCGTNSLKLPEARAAMLRTLELARGAGRIVSCDPNIRIHAWEDPEVLRELLRHLLPGCTVVKLSEEEVAFATGKTDPEEALRHLAGLGVLLPVVTLGPAGAVFLWRDEVVRVPAPRARVVDTTGAGDGFTSAFLLGLSRRYGEASELARATREDLEALATFGCVVGSRVVEHVGAVSGLPFRDEVAALLPPGLRMEAPTR, from the coding sequence ATGGCCAGGCAGGAGGGGGATTCGTCACTCGACGTGGTGTGCGTGGGCGAGACCCTGGTGGACTTCGTCCCGGCGGAGCCCGGCCAGCGCGTGCGCGACGTGACGGCGTGGAAGCCCTGCATCGGAGGCTCCCTGGCCAACGTCTCGGTGGGCGTGGCGCGGCTGGGCGGCCGCTCGGCCTATGTCGGCGTGGTGGGCGAGGACGAATTCGGCCACTTCCTGCACGAGCGCCTCGCCGCCGAGGGCGTGGACGTCAGCCACATGCGCCACACGGACGAGGGGAGGACGGGGCTCGTCTTCATCTCGATCGACGCGCGGGGCGAGCGCAGCTTCACCTACTTCCGAACCCGCTCGGCCGAGTTCCTGCTGAGCGCGCGGGACGTGCATCCCGGCTTCCTCGCGAAGGGGAGGGTGGTGCACTGCGGGACGAACTCGCTGAAGCTGCCCGAGGCCCGGGCGGCCATGCTGCGCACCCTGGAGCTGGCGCGCGGAGCGGGGCGCATCGTGAGCTGCGATCCCAACATCCGCATCCACGCGTGGGAGGACCCGGAGGTGCTGCGCGAGCTGCTCCGGCACCTGCTGCCGGGGTGCACGGTGGTGAAGCTCTCCGAGGAGGAGGTGGCCTTCGCCACCGGGAAGACGGACCCGGAGGAGGCGCTGCGGCACCTGGCGGGGCTGGGGGTGCTGCTGCCCGTGGTGACGCTGGGCCCGGCGGGGGCCGTCTTCCTCTGGCGGGACGAGGTGGTGCGGGTGCCCGCGCCCCGGGCGCGCGTGGTGGACACCACCGGGGCGGGGGATGGCTTCACGTCGGCCTTCCTGCTCGGACTGAGCCGGCGGTACGGGGAGGCCTCGGAGCTGGCGCGGGCCACTCGCGAGGATCTGGAGGCCCTGGCCACGTTCGGGTGCGTCGTGGGCTCCCGGGTGGTGGAGCACGTCGGCGCCGTGTCGGGCCTGCCCTTCCGGGACGAGGTGGCCGCCCTGTTGCCTCCAGGGCTACGGATGGAAGCGCCGACCCGCTGA
- a CDS encoding serine/threonine protein kinase — protein MANQGPQGSAGLDFDRGRRIGKYEIVTRLSMGGMAELFLAFTAGPGGFRKFVALKQILPDVQKDDQFVKMFLDEARITASLAHANIGQVFDLGDQDGELYLAMEFLAGQNLEQILVASSKQQRPLPLGFSARAVRDACLGLHYAHSYTDPSGKPRPVVHRDVSPKNIMVTFDGNVKVIDFGIAKAKGRLGRTQVGMVKGTTGYMSPEQVRGSEQLDGRSDLFCVGVILHEMLCGRRLFSGAHEAEVMMKIADAEVTSPSSINPRIPEALAQVVMRALAREPADRFASGREMARAIEAACGAELFHEEQLAAVMRQLFEDKIQKTRELLESANEGDPPTGKFVAPVLPGRSANPTSPPRAAKSSSGVTPAPKPAGGSGPKPAPRRPTSTSTPTAAPPSTRTPAPRSGAFSRPQAAAPEPDEEEDDELAKTRPVRRQPVVRAPSGVTEDAASEPRTLPGRAPVPQAEAPREGSGWGGRIFLLLLLAAIGGAIYYPPTRALLTPLYAAALKELKGEELPNGPPPAEPLPVPAPPETPPETAEQPVLAQQEPAPTQEPAVVQEPEPEAVASAERPSKSRADARKTRNQATATPKTVPEPKPAAGTKSKPVADAKPAPEPATNGEPEVIDTRTSRGAAKAELGWLTLYTVPRSAVFDGDNQLGTTPLRKVPLPVATYRLRVVDPDGASRMLSAPIRPGEHTEMSVRVGDLPLWDEQ, from the coding sequence ATGGCCAATCAGGGGCCCCAAGGCAGCGCGGGTCTCGACTTCGATCGCGGACGCCGCATCGGTAAGTACGAGATCGTCACCCGTCTCTCCATGGGAGGGATGGCGGAGCTCTTCCTCGCCTTCACGGCGGGACCGGGCGGGTTCCGTAAATTCGTCGCGCTGAAGCAGATCCTCCCGGACGTCCAGAAGGACGACCAGTTCGTCAAGATGTTCCTGGACGAGGCGCGCATCACCGCCTCGCTCGCCCACGCCAACATCGGTCAGGTCTTCGACCTGGGAGATCAGGACGGCGAGCTGTACCTGGCCATGGAGTTCCTGGCCGGGCAGAACCTGGAGCAGATCCTCGTCGCCTCCAGCAAGCAGCAGCGCCCGCTGCCCCTGGGGTTCTCGGCTCGCGCGGTGCGGGATGCGTGCCTCGGGCTGCACTACGCGCACAGCTACACCGACCCCTCGGGCAAGCCCCGGCCGGTGGTTCACCGCGACGTGTCCCCGAAGAACATCATGGTCACCTTCGACGGCAACGTGAAGGTGATCGACTTCGGCATCGCCAAGGCGAAGGGGCGGCTCGGCCGGACGCAGGTGGGCATGGTGAAGGGCACCACCGGCTACATGTCTCCCGAGCAGGTGCGGGGCTCCGAGCAGCTCGATGGCCGCAGCGATCTCTTCTGCGTCGGCGTCATCCTGCACGAGATGCTGTGCGGACGCCGGCTGTTCTCCGGGGCCCACGAGGCCGAGGTGATGATGAAGATCGCCGACGCGGAGGTGACCTCCCCGTCGAGCATCAACCCGCGCATCCCCGAGGCGCTGGCCCAGGTGGTGATGCGCGCGCTGGCGCGTGAGCCGGCGGATCGTTTCGCCTCGGGCCGGGAGATGGCCCGCGCCATCGAGGCCGCTTGCGGCGCGGAGCTCTTCCACGAGGAGCAGCTGGCCGCGGTGATGCGGCAGCTCTTCGAGGACAAGATCCAGAAGACGCGCGAGCTCCTGGAGAGCGCCAACGAGGGAGATCCGCCGACCGGGAAGTTCGTGGCGCCCGTCCTCCCCGGCCGCTCCGCCAACCCGACCAGTCCACCTCGTGCCGCCAAGTCGTCCTCGGGGGTGACTCCGGCGCCGAAGCCCGCGGGGGGATCCGGGCCCAAGCCCGCTCCGCGCCGGCCCACGTCCACGTCCACCCCCACTGCCGCGCCCCCTTCCACCCGGACTCCCGCTCCCCGGTCGGGTGCGTTCTCCCGCCCGCAGGCCGCGGCTCCCGAGCCGGATGAGGAGGAGGATGACGAGCTCGCGAAGACCCGGCCCGTCCGCAGGCAGCCCGTGGTGCGCGCTCCAAGCGGCGTGACCGAGGACGCGGCGTCGGAGCCGCGCACCCTGCCAGGCCGGGCCCCCGTGCCTCAGGCGGAAGCGCCTCGCGAGGGGTCGGGCTGGGGAGGACGGATCTTCCTGCTGCTCCTGCTGGCGGCCATTGGCGGCGCCATCTACTACCCGCCGACGCGGGCCCTGCTGACACCCCTCTACGCGGCCGCCCTGAAGGAGCTGAAAGGGGAGGAGTTGCCGAACGGGCCGCCCCCGGCGGAGCCATTGCCGGTGCCCGCTCCTCCCGAGACCCCGCCCGAGACGGCCGAGCAGCCCGTTCTGGCCCAGCAGGAGCCCGCTCCCACGCAGGAGCCCGCTGTCGTCCAGGAGCCGGAGCCGGAGGCCGTTGCCTCGGCCGAGCGCCCGTCGAAGTCCAGGGCCGACGCCCGGAAGACGCGGAATCAGGCCACCGCCACTCCCAAGACCGTGCCGGAGCCGAAGCCGGCCGCCGGAACGAAGTCGAAGCCCGTGGCCGACGCGAAGCCGGCCCCCGAGCCCGCGACCAACGGCGAGCCCGAGGTCATCGATACGCGTACCTCTCGAGGCGCGGCGAAGGCGGAGCTCGGCTGGCTCACGCTCTACACCGTGCCCCGGTCCGCGGTGTTCGATGGTGACAATCAGCTGGGGACCACCCCCCTGCGCAAGGTGCCGCTGCCGGTGGCCACCTACCGTCTGCGGGTGGTGGATCCGGACGGCGCCAGCCGCATGCTGTCGGCCCCCATCAGGCCGGGTGAGCACACGGAGATGTCCGTCCGTGTCGGCGATCTGCCCTTGTGGGACGAACAGTAA
- the glyQ gene encoding glycine--tRNA ligase subunit alpha, with protein MYFQDLILTLQNHWAKQGCIIAQPYDLEVGAGTMHPSTFLRALGPEPWNVAYVQPSRRPADGRFGENPNRLFQHHQFQVILKPAPKNVQQLYLDSIRAFGIDPLEHDIRFVEDDWESPTLGAWGLGWEVWCDGMEVTQFTYFQQCGGFECRPVSAELTYGLERIAMYLQNVENIFDIEWVKGVKYREVFHANEVEMSRYALQESDAQMLFGLFDSYEKECKRLIERELPLPAYDYALKCSHAFNLLDARGAISVTERANFIKRVRDNARLCAEGYLKMREKLGYPLLKTAWTVGEQPPVLEGKPASDYWKTLILNKPAEAEVARGK; from the coding sequence ATGTACTTCCAGGATCTGATTCTCACGCTCCAGAACCACTGGGCAAAGCAGGGTTGCATCATCGCCCAGCCCTATGATCTCGAGGTGGGTGCGGGCACCATGCACCCGTCCACCTTCCTCCGCGCCCTGGGCCCCGAGCCCTGGAACGTGGCCTACGTGCAGCCCTCGCGGCGTCCCGCCGATGGCCGTTTCGGCGAGAACCCCAACCGCCTGTTCCAGCACCATCAGTTCCAGGTCATCCTCAAGCCGGCGCCCAAGAACGTCCAGCAGCTCTACCTGGACTCCATCCGCGCGTTCGGGATCGATCCGCTCGAGCACGACATCCGCTTCGTCGAGGACGACTGGGAGTCGCCCACCCTGGGCGCCTGGGGCCTGGGCTGGGAGGTGTGGTGTGACGGGATGGAGGTCACCCAGTTCACCTACTTCCAGCAGTGCGGTGGCTTCGAGTGCCGGCCCGTGTCGGCGGAGCTGACGTACGGCCTCGAGCGCATCGCCATGTACCTGCAGAACGTCGAGAACATCTTCGACATCGAGTGGGTCAAGGGCGTGAAGTACCGCGAGGTCTTCCACGCCAACGAAGTGGAGATGAGCCGGTACGCGCTGCAGGAGTCGGACGCGCAGATGCTGTTCGGTCTGTTCGACTCCTACGAGAAGGAGTGCAAGCGCCTCATCGAGCGCGAGCTGCCGCTGCCCGCGTATGACTACGCGCTCAAGTGCTCGCACGCGTTCAACCTGCTGGACGCGCGTGGCGCCATCTCGGTGACGGAGCGCGCCAACTTCATCAAGCGTGTGCGTGACAACGCCCGCCTGTGCGCCGAGGGCTACCTGAAGATGCGCGAGAAGCTGGGCTACCCGCTACTCAAGACGGCCTGGACCGTGGGCGAGCAGCCCCCGGTGCTCGAGGGCAAGCCCGCCAGCGACTACTGGAAGACCTTGATCCTCAACAAGCCCGCCGAGGCGGAGGTGGCCCGTGGCAAGTGA
- the glyS gene encoding glycine--tRNA ligase subunit beta produces MASDLLLEIGAEEIPASFILPALEDLKRVITERAAEARLKHGEVRTYGTPRRLAVWVKDVAERGEDITREVLGPSAKAAFDKDGKPTKAAEKFAESQKLSVDQLLRMQTPKGEYLGAKVEEKGRPAADIFKDILHTAVHGINFRKTMRWGDVDQAFARPVQWVVALLGGEVLPVVLGDVKSGRTTYGHRFLSPAAIEISKPSDYEAALEKANVVPDFSKRRAQVLERVRAAAQQAGGKLMEDDSLVDQVTNLVELPNPVVGSFEERHLDLPPEVLVQEMKSHQRYFSVVDANGKLLPRFIAVSNTPVRDVNVSLRGYQRVLRSRLADGRFFFDEDRKTPLEARTEKLARVVWQGQLGSYAEKVERFRSLAVKLAGWTGKGSLQSTIERAATLAKADLVTGMVGEFPELQGVMGREYARAGGEPEAVALAIFEHYLPRTAEDSLPTQDPGALIGLADRLDTLCGIFAIGKGPSGAADPFALRRACLSVIRIVLERGYRFSLPQAVDAALEQLGPKIANVKRKAGEPAPREQVLEFFRGRLKALWMEQYRTDVVEAVLSAGYEDLVAAHKRLQALAPLVGQADFAPLAVAFKRVVNIVEKQGKDVARGEVDSNRLTDDAERQLHSAYLQARNRVADRVKADDFSGALKEITGLKPTVDTFFDKVMVMAEERELRENRIRLLTEIGTLFNQVADFSKIQSEA; encoded by the coding sequence GTGGCAAGTGATCTGCTCCTGGAGATCGGCGCCGAGGAGATCCCCGCCTCGTTCATCCTGCCGGCGCTGGAGGACCTCAAGCGCGTCATCACCGAGCGCGCGGCCGAGGCGCGGCTGAAGCACGGCGAGGTGCGCACCTACGGCACGCCGCGGCGGCTGGCGGTGTGGGTGAAGGACGTCGCGGAGCGGGGTGAGGACATCACCCGCGAGGTGCTCGGCCCGAGCGCGAAGGCGGCCTTCGACAAGGACGGCAAGCCCACCAAGGCGGCGGAGAAGTTCGCCGAGAGCCAGAAGCTGTCGGTGGACCAGTTGCTGCGCATGCAGACGCCCAAGGGCGAGTACCTGGGCGCGAAGGTGGAGGAGAAGGGCCGTCCCGCGGCGGACATCTTCAAGGACATCCTCCACACGGCGGTGCACGGCATCAACTTCCGCAAGACGATGCGCTGGGGTGACGTGGACCAGGCCTTCGCGCGGCCCGTGCAGTGGGTGGTGGCGCTGCTGGGCGGCGAGGTGCTGCCGGTGGTGCTCGGCGACGTGAAGAGCGGCCGGACGACGTACGGCCACCGCTTCCTGTCGCCCGCGGCCATCGAGATCTCCAAGCCCTCGGACTACGAGGCGGCCCTGGAGAAGGCGAACGTGGTGCCGGACTTCTCCAAGCGGCGCGCCCAGGTGCTGGAGCGGGTGCGCGCGGCGGCCCAGCAGGCGGGCGGCAAGCTCATGGAGGACGACTCCCTCGTGGACCAGGTGACCAACCTGGTGGAGCTGCCCAACCCGGTGGTGGGCAGCTTCGAGGAGCGCCACCTGGACCTGCCCCCCGAGGTGCTGGTGCAGGAGATGAAGAGCCACCAGCGCTACTTCTCCGTGGTGGACGCCAACGGGAAGCTGCTGCCGCGCTTCATCGCCGTGTCCAACACGCCGGTGCGCGACGTGAACGTGTCCCTGCGCGGCTACCAGCGCGTGCTGCGCTCGCGTCTGGCCGACGGGCGCTTCTTCTTCGACGAGGATCGCAAGACGCCGCTCGAGGCCCGCACGGAGAAGCTGGCGCGCGTGGTGTGGCAGGGGCAGCTCGGCAGCTACGCCGAGAAGGTCGAGCGCTTCCGCTCGCTGGCGGTGAAGCTCGCCGGGTGGACGGGGAAGGGGAGCCTTCAGTCCACCATCGAGCGCGCCGCCACCCTGGCCAAGGCGGACCTCGTCACCGGCATGGTGGGCGAGTTCCCCGAGCTCCAGGGCGTCATGGGCCGCGAGTACGCCCGTGCCGGTGGTGAGCCCGAGGCGGTGGCCCTGGCCATCTTCGAGCACTACCTGCCGCGCACCGCCGAGGACTCGCTGCCGACGCAGGATCCCGGGGCCCTCATCGGCCTGGCGGACCGGCTGGACACGCTCTGTGGCATCTTCGCCATCGGCAAGGGCCCCAGCGGCGCGGCGGACCCGTTCGCCCTGCGGCGCGCGTGCCTGTCCGTCATCCGCATCGTCCTGGAGCGCGGCTACCGCTTCTCCCTGCCCCAGGCGGTGGACGCGGCGCTGGAGCAGCTCGGGCCGAAGATCGCCAACGTCAAGCGCAAGGCCGGCGAGCCCGCGCCTCGCGAGCAGGTGCTCGAGTTCTTCCGCGGCCGCCTCAAGGCGCTGTGGATGGAGCAGTACCGCACGGACGTGGTGGAGGCGGTGCTGTCCGCCGGCTATGAGGACCTCGTGGCCGCGCACAAGCGGCTCCAGGCGCTCGCCCCGCTCGTGGGCCAGGCGGACTTCGCGCCCCTGGCGGTGGCCTTCAAGCGCGTGGTCAACATCGTCGAGAAGCAGGGCAAGGACGTGGCCCGCGGCGAGGTGGACTCCAACCGCCTCACCGACGACGCCGAGCGCCAGCTCCACTCGGCCTACCTCCAGGCGCGCAACCGCGTGGCCGACCGGGTCAAGGCCGACGACTTCTCCGGGGCCCTCAAGGAGATCACCGGCCTCAAGCCCACCGTGGACACCTTCTTCGACAAGGTGATGGTGATGGCCGAGGAGCGGGAACTGCGCGAGAACCGCATCCGGCTCCTCACGGAGATTGGCACGCTGTTCAATCAGGTGGCGGACTTCTCGAAGATCCAGTCGGAGGCCTGA
- a CDS encoding YncE family protein, translating to MRPLLPSLALLVAAACTSTAPRPPPTDRFVYPAGLVYRSVPGSTNGVLYVASANFDRCFDDGTLMAVDLDRVGADTNRLPALGSASGAAVDIPQLNVAPESIRTIPSYAGEMALWERTDGNVPRLFVPTRSDGNNLYYVDVPEPTRLCSGEGCAEGRVSLQNVPGSANDVPRAAAPFGIAIGTGGDVWLTHLDPADSPEESFEAFRSYVVRLPGDAPSVSAENFVTLSTPELPMGGNSVVLSERYAFVTGRFAGGITSLSRRFLVRVLDRTDTSRLIDPGLDVGFAALDARGLALTERVASRPQRLYVAVRAPDSLLLVDVQGIESTSSSPRLTVVGSVPLPSGPTEVRLVPRGETRSELVVVSCSAAGVVAIFDPDVGQVVAQVQVGNEAATETPQPFGLAVQQQGNAARIFTSNFGDGRVSVIDIPDLANPQQARLVARLGTRQDLPGATTCQEVQQ from the coding sequence ATGCGCCCCCTTCTCCCGAGTCTCGCGCTGCTTGTCGCCGCCGCGTGCACGTCCACCGCGCCGCGGCCCCCGCCGACCGACCGCTTCGTCTACCCGGCCGGTCTCGTGTACCGGAGCGTCCCCGGTTCCACCAATGGCGTCCTCTATGTCGCGAGCGCCAACTTCGACCGATGCTTCGATGACGGCACGCTCATGGCGGTCGACCTGGACCGCGTGGGCGCCGACACGAACCGCCTGCCGGCCCTCGGCTCGGCGAGCGGCGCCGCGGTGGACATCCCCCAACTGAACGTCGCGCCGGAGTCGATCCGCACGATTCCCAGCTACGCGGGCGAGATGGCCCTCTGGGAGCGCACCGACGGCAACGTGCCCCGGCTCTTCGTCCCCACCCGCTCGGACGGCAACAACCTCTACTACGTGGATGTCCCGGAGCCGACGCGGCTGTGCTCGGGCGAGGGCTGCGCCGAGGGGAGGGTGTCCCTGCAGAATGTTCCGGGGAGCGCGAACGATGTCCCCCGCGCGGCCGCGCCCTTCGGCATTGCCATCGGCACCGGGGGAGACGTGTGGCTGACGCACCTGGACCCGGCGGACTCGCCGGAAGAGTCGTTCGAGGCCTTCCGCTCCTACGTGGTGCGCCTGCCCGGTGATGCGCCGAGCGTGTCCGCGGAGAACTTCGTCACCCTCTCCACCCCCGAGCTCCCCATGGGCGGCAACTCGGTGGTGCTGAGCGAGCGGTACGCGTTCGTCACCGGCCGGTTCGCTGGCGGCATCACGTCCCTGTCCCGGCGGTTCCTCGTGCGCGTGCTGGACAGGACGGACACGAGCCGGCTCATCGACCCCGGGCTGGACGTGGGCTTCGCCGCGCTGGATGCGCGCGGTCTCGCGCTGACCGAGCGGGTGGCGTCCAGGCCCCAGCGGCTGTACGTGGCCGTGCGCGCGCCGGACTCGCTGCTGCTGGTGGACGTGCAGGGCATCGAGTCGACGTCGAGCTCGCCCCGGCTCACCGTGGTGGGCTCGGTCCCGCTGCCGAGCGGTCCCACCGAGGTGCGCCTGGTGCCCCGCGGGGAGACCCGCAGCGAGCTGGTGGTGGTGTCCTGCAGCGCGGCCGGCGTGGTGGCCATCTTCGACCCGGACGTGGGCCAGGTGGTGGCCCAGGTCCAGGTGGGCAACGAGGCGGCCACGGAGACTCCCCAGCCGTTCGGGCTCGCCGTGCAGCAGCAGGGCAACGCGGCGCGTATCTTCACCAGCAATTTCGGAGACGGGCGCGTTTCGGTGATCGACATCCCGGATCTCGCCAACCCGCAGCAGGCCCGCCTGGTGGCCCGGCTCGGGACCCGGCAGGACCTGCCGGGAGCCACCACGTGTCAGGAGGTACAGCAGTGA
- a CDS encoding FHA domain-containing protein, with protein sequence MIDQNSRPARKVGIADHLWETYEDMAQQMGSDRDALINQALFMFARLNGFIEVARPGRPEVASGAGAAAPAPRAAQSSAASKAAPPVLQPVNGGASSNKLPPAPRDETPQPAPVPQRVSARAEERPPANSLDNDPARREVAERVLETAAELERLIKGKSNEPREELDEDALADDSDPGDMDLGPEEHDEQMAADEDEPLPEDEPLDEESMDEESAGGALILAMDSAEPQVITKERFVIGRGKHCDLVINSGKVSREHAVIVREGDDFFIEDLGSSNGTWFNKQRIKRRKVEDGDEYFICSERVRLSYQ encoded by the coding sequence ATGATCGACCAGAACTCCCGCCCCGCCCGCAAGGTCGGTATCGCCGACCACCTGTGGGAGACCTACGAAGACATGGCCCAGCAGATGGGCTCGGATCGCGACGCGCTCATCAACCAGGCGCTGTTCATGTTCGCGCGCCTCAACGGCTTCATCGAGGTGGCGCGTCCGGGCCGGCCGGAGGTGGCCTCCGGTGCCGGTGCCGCCGCGCCCGCCCCGCGTGCCGCGCAGTCCTCGGCGGCCAGCAAGGCCGCTCCGCCCGTGCTCCAGCCCGTCAATGGTGGCGCCTCTTCCAACAAGCTGCCTCCCGCCCCGCGTGACGAGACGCCGCAGCCCGCTCCGGTGCCGCAGCGCGTCTCCGCTCGCGCCGAGGAGCGTCCGCCCGCCAACTCCCTCGACAATGATCCCGCCCGCCGCGAGGTGGCCGAGCGTGTCCTGGAGACGGCCGCCGAGCTCGAGCGCCTCATCAAGGGCAAGAGCAACGAGCCCCGTGAGGAGCTGGACGAGGACGCGCTGGCCGACGACAGCGACCCGGGCGACATGGACCTGGGCCCGGAGGAGCACGACGAGCAGATGGCCGCCGACGAGGACGAGCCCCTGCCCGAGGACGAGCCCCTGGACGAGGAGTCGATGGACGAGGAGTCCGCCGGTGGCGCCCTCATCCTCGCCATGGACAGCGCCGAGCCGCAGGTGATCACCAAGGAGCGGTTCGTGATCGGCCGTGGCAAGCACTGCGACCTCGTCATCAACTCCGGCAAGGTGTCGCGCGAGCACGCCGTCATCGTCCGCGAGGGCGACGACTTCTTCATCGAGGACCTGGGCTCGTCCAACGGCACCTGGTTCAACAAGCAGCGCATCAAGCGCCGCAAGGTCGAGGACGGCGACGAGTACTTCATCTGCAGCGAGCGGGTGCGGCTCTCCTACCAGTGA